The Candidatus Paceibacterota bacterium sequence ACATAAAACCACCTCGCTCGATAGTCTGATTGAAAAAGGATTTGAGCCAAGTTCTGAGGGTGATGATCGTGTTTTTAATATTTTGGATGGAAAAATAGCGATTCTTCTTATTCCACGTCTCCCGACCAAGTATCAAAACATTATGCGCTTGCGTTATATACAGGACTTAACCATCAAAGAAATATCTGCTATCACCGGCCAATCTAAAAATACTGTCGCTGTGCAGATACACCGAGGGCTGGAAAAACTAAAGCTTTTATACACACACTCTATGCATTCACGAACTTAATTTAAATAATCTATGACACCAAAACGCCTTTTTCGTATCAGTGGATTCGTACTTATCCTATTAGAAGCCTTTGACTAACAGGCTAGACTTTTTTTCAAGAAAGCTGTAGTGTTGGCTTAGAAAAACTAGCAAACAAAAAGTGAGGATGATTATGGGTTCTAATTTGTTATCTTGGAATGAACGTGTCGAGCTAGGAAAAAAGATCGAGGCATTCCTGTCAAAGGAAATGAAATCCTTGAAGGAAAGTCAGAGGATTATTGGGCTGGAATTCGCCAGGTGGCTGGGCAATATTACGCCCATCTCAACGCCAAATCTGGAGAAGTGCAAAAGCCTATTCATCGATTTTTTGAAAAATTCGGATGATGAAAGTGCAAATAAAATACGCGCCGAGATCGGGGGCAAGTAGAATGTACCGAGACTTCATCAACTCTGTAAACTGCTTGACTATATCATTTATGCAAGCACGGAGGCCTTTCTTCAAAAAGAGATTGAACCTCCCCAGGTTTATGAACATGAAGATGCTGGCCCCG is a genomic window containing:
- a CDS encoding sigma-70 family RNA polymerase sigma factor, translating into MTSKNEEKRVAQKLTLTTAHKDYERGLNRHAYFKTSNHDTGEELVQDTFMKTWKYILKGGKIEIMKSFLYHVLNGLIIDDYRKHKTTSLDSLIEKGFEPSSEGDDRVFNILDGKIAILLIPRLPTKYQNIMRLRYIQDLTIKEISAITGQSKNTVAVQIHRGLEKLKLLYTHSMHSRT